The Temnothorax longispinosus isolate EJ_2023e chromosome 12, Tlon_JGU_v1, whole genome shotgun sequence genome includes a window with the following:
- the Hmt-1 gene encoding ATP-binding cassette sub-family B member 6, giving the protein MSINMDTMRYCPPNITFDDIWIDHGVSKCFMDTVSTSIISLYLIIFGSAQLWIYRKYGTETEESILPRSKLYNLQKFVLYLVPVLSVIRIILQATVLDNGMVYGYMILTTVLTVIVYPYSIYILKIERHKLLPSVPPHGHGFVLLGFWTLAFVAENLVLINIGKLEWWFHLNSLTDQIEMALFILRYVSNLLIFALGLRAPGIANFDSDYRTLNDDTIMRSQYYRERRSDNASTWTNLWYKTKILGPFLWPKSDFLLQLRVIFCFVLLLSGRLINLYVPIYNKKIVDSVTISPVEFRWDIVLIYVAFKFLQGGGTGGMGLLNNLRSFLWIRIQQYTTREVEVELFRHLHRLSLRWHLGRKTGEVLRIMDRGTDSINNLLNYILFSILPTIIDIIVAVLFFVSAFNKWFGLIVFTTMVLYIAATIAVTEWRTKFQRRMNLADNAQKARSVDSLLNFETVKYYSAEAYEVESYRKAILDYQVQEWKSMITLNILNTLQNIIVCGGLLSGSLLCLHMVVFHQGLTIGDYVLFASYIIQLYVPLNWFGTYYRAIQKNFVDMENMFELLREEQEVIDAPGAGLLDVKRGQVEFLNVSFGYTPEKLVLRNVSFVAPAGKTIALVGPSGAGKSTIMRLLFRFYDVEQGAILIDGQNVKTVKQESLRNNIGVVPQDTVLFNNTIRYNIQYGRIDALEADIIAAAKYADIHERILTFPSGYETQVGERGLRLSGGEKQRVAIARTILKAPKIVLLDEATSALDTQAERNIQAALNRICAERTTIIIAHRLSTIIHADEILVLKDGEIIERGKHEELISHGTVYHAMWQAQLQNNQENSKNETNSIHENDVLIN; this is encoded by the exons ATGTCCATAAATATGGATACCATGAGATACTGTCCACCGAACATTACTTTTGACGATATCTGGATAGACCATGGCGTATCTAAATGTTTCATGGATACCGTCTCTACAAGTATAATTTCTTTGTACTTGATTATATTTGGATCTGCCCAACTTTGGATATATCGCAAGTATGGGACAGAAACTGAAGAAAGTATATTACCAAGAAGCAAActgtataatttacaaaaatttgtgCTGTACCTTGTCCCTGTTTTAAGtgtaataagaataattttacaagCTACAGTCTTGGACAATGGAATGGTCTATGGATATATG ATATTAACAACAGTATTAACAGTAATCGTTTATCCATATTCGATTTATATACTGAAAATTGAAAGACATAAACTATTACCAAGTGTGCCGCCGCATGGCCATGGATTCGTGCTATTAGGTTTTTGGACATTAGCATTTGTTGCTGAAAATttggttttaattaatattggaaAACTTGAATGGTGGTTCCACTTGAACTC CCTGACAGATCAAATTGAAATGGCTCTATTCATTTTGCGATATGTTAGTAACCTGTTGATTTTTGCTCTCGGTTTACGAGCTCCTGGCATTGCCAATTTTGACTCCGATTATCGTACACTTAATGATGACACAATTATGCGATCACAATATTATCGTGAAAGA AGATCAGATAATGCTTCCACATGGACAAATCTGTGGTACAAGACTAAAATTTTAGGACCGTTTTTATGGCCAAAATCAGACTTTTTGCTTCAATTGAGAGTGATATTTTGCTTCGTGTTGCTGCTATCTGGACGTTTGATAAATCTTTATGTACcgatttacaataaaaaaattgtggaCAGCGTTACGATTTCTCCTGTAGAATTTAG GTGGGATATAGTATTGATATATGTAGCATTCAAATTTCTGCAAGGTGGTGGTACAGGAGGTATGGGTTTgttgaataatttaagatCCTTTCTATGGATCCGTATTCAACAATATACTACTCGTGAAGTGGAGGTAGAATTATTCAG GCATTTACATAGATTGAGCTTGCGTTGGCATCTCGGAAGGAAAACTGGTGAAGTATTAAGGATCATGGATCGTGGCACAGACTCGATCAATAATTTACTCAATTATATCCTCTTTTCGATTCTACCAAccattattgatattattgtgGCCGTTTTGTTTTTCGTCAGTGCATTTAATAAATGGTTCGGTCTCATTGTTTTTACAACTATGGTTCTTTATATCG CTGCCACAATTGCAGTCACGGAATGGCGTACAAAATTTCAAAGACGTATGAATTTGGCCGACAACGCGCAGAAAGCACGTAGCGTTGATAGTTTACTGAATTTTGAAACGGTGAAATATTACAGTGCAGAAGCATATGAAGTGGAAAGCTACAGAAAAGCAATTTTAGATTATCAAGTACAAGAATGGAAATCAATGATCACGCTGAATATCTTAAACACTTTACAAAACATAATTGTCTGCGGTGGTCTATTATCTGGATCACTATTGTGTTTACATATG GTTGTTTTCCACCAAGGTTTAACAATTGGCGACTATGTTTTGTTCGCtagttatataatacaacttTACGTACCACTAAATTGGTTTGGCACATATtatag GGCCATTCAAAAGAATTTTGTCGATATGGAAAACATGTTCGAGTTACTTAGGGAAGAGCAAGAGGTAATAGATGCACCAGGAGCTGGACTATTGGATGTCAAGCGTGGACAAGTGGAGTTCTTGAATGTATCGTTTGGTTACACTCCTGAGAAACTCGTGCTCAGAAACGTCAGCTTCGTCGCACCCGCGGGAAAAACGATAGCGTTAGTTGGCCCATCCGGTGCCGGGAAAAGTACTATAATGCGATTACTATTTCGCTTTTATGATGTGGAACAGGGCGCAATTTTAATTGACGGGCAGAATGTAAAGACTGTTAAACAGGAGTCTCTCAGAAATAACATAG GTGTCGTACCGCAAGATACGGTCTTGTTTAACAACactataagatataatattcaatacgGTCGTATTGATGCACTAGAAGCGGATATAATTGCTGCTGCAAAATACGCGGATATTCACGAGAGGATTCTCACATTTCCGAGCGGTTACGAAACACAG GTTGGCGAAAGAGGACTTAGACTAAGCGGTGGTGAAAAGCAACGCGTTGCAATTGCACGCACAATATTAAAAGCTCCAAAAATAGTACTGCTTGATGAAGCTACGAGTGCTTTGGACACACAGGCGGAGCGTAATATACAAGCAGCATTAAACAGAATATGCGCTGAACGAACTACTATCATTATAGCGCATAGATTATCCACCATAATTCATGCGGACGAAATCCTCGTCTTAAAAGATGGTGAAATTATTGAAAGAGGCAAACACGAAGAACTAATTTCACACGGTACTGTTTATCATGCTATGTGGCAAGCGCAGCTTCAAAATAATCAAGAGAATAGCAAGAATGAGACAAATTCAATCCATGAAAATGATgtcctaattaattaa